A genomic window from Onychostoma macrolepis isolate SWU-2019 chromosome 22, ASM1243209v1, whole genome shotgun sequence includes:
- the LOC131529783 gene encoding uncharacterized protein LOC131529783 isoform X2: MNIRTTDSGLYKLQRSSGIMKSFRVTVIGVARVEVVSPTKGDLVTLYTDAETDQQEKIRWYYGDIRIAEISGDLSDICTDVQCNNGTERFRDRLKVDHQTGSLTITDTRTTDSGDYTLQIINRNNSNSTELFSIIVSDVPAGIKRKSVHEGESVTLSTCVIKYPNDVMMWYFNDTLIAEITGYQSKICTDDQCNRFRDRLKVNYMPRSLTITKTRTTDSGLYYLHMSSRTVRISIIKSFSVTVTDPGLSFFAIFGICGVFMGAAVIVCFCCWICLNKKPATGRSTRYYTTESECENSDL, from the exons GTGTTGCTCGAGTAGAAGTAGTGTCTCCGACAAAGGGAGATTTAGTCACTCTGTATACTGATGCTGAAACAGACCAACAAGAAAAGATTAGATGGTATTATGGAGACATTCGTATAGCTGAGATCAGTGGAGATCTCAGTGATATCtgtacagatgttcagtgtAATAATGGcactgagagattcagagacagactgaaggtagatcatcagactggatctctgaccatcacagacaccagaaccacagactctggagatTACACACTACAGATCATAAACAGAAACAACAGCAACAGTACAGAGTTATTTAGTATCATTGTCAGTG ATGTTCCTGCTGGAATAAAGAGAAAGTCTGTGCATGAGGGAGAATCTGTCACTTTATCTACTTGTGTGATAAAATACCCAAATGATGTGATGATGTGGTATTTTAATGACACTCTTATCGCTGAAATCACTGGATATCAAAGTAAGATCTGTACAGATGATCAGTGTAacagattcagagacagactgaaggtGAACTATATGCCTAGATCACTGACCATCACTAAgaccagaaccacagactctggactttattatttacatatgaGCAGCAGGACCGTCAGGATCAGCATCATTAAGAGTTTcagtgttactgtcactg ATCCAGGTCTGTCTTTCTTTGCTATATTTGGAATATGTGGTGTTTTTATGGGGGCAGCTGtcattgtgtgtttttgctgttGGATATGCTTAAATAAGAAACCG GCAACAGGAAGAAGCACAAGATACTATACCACTGAATCTGAATGTGAGAACTCAGATCTATGA
- the LOC131529783 gene encoding uncharacterized protein LOC131529783 isoform X1 — MNIRTTDSGLYKLQRSSGIMKSFRVTVIGVARVEVVSPTKGDLVTLYTDAETDQQEKIRWYYGDIRIAEISGDLSDICTDVQCNNGTERFRDRLKVDHQTGSLTITDTRTTDSGDYTLQIINRNNSNSTELFSIIVSDVPAGIKRKSVHEGESVTLSTCVIKYPNDVMMWYFNDTLIAEITGYQSKICTDDQCNRFRDRLKVNYMPRSLTITKTRTTDSGLYYLHMSSRTVRISIIKSFSVTVTDPGLSFFAIFGICGVFMGAAVIVCFCCWICLNKKPVSITIFIVEKSSLKDAKICTSF; from the exons GTGTTGCTCGAGTAGAAGTAGTGTCTCCGACAAAGGGAGATTTAGTCACTCTGTATACTGATGCTGAAACAGACCAACAAGAAAAGATTAGATGGTATTATGGAGACATTCGTATAGCTGAGATCAGTGGAGATCTCAGTGATATCtgtacagatgttcagtgtAATAATGGcactgagagattcagagacagactgaaggtagatcatcagactggatctctgaccatcacagacaccagaaccacagactctggagatTACACACTACAGATCATAAACAGAAACAACAGCAACAGTACAGAGTTATTTAGTATCATTGTCAGTG ATGTTCCTGCTGGAATAAAGAGAAAGTCTGTGCATGAGGGAGAATCTGTCACTTTATCTACTTGTGTGATAAAATACCCAAATGATGTGATGATGTGGTATTTTAATGACACTCTTATCGCTGAAATCACTGGATATCAAAGTAAGATCTGTACAGATGATCAGTGTAacagattcagagacagactgaaggtGAACTATATGCCTAGATCACTGACCATCACTAAgaccagaaccacagactctggactttattatttacatatgaGCAGCAGGACCGTCAGGATCAGCATCATTAAGAGTTTcagtgttactgtcactg ATCCAGGTCTGTCTTTCTTTGCTATATTTGGAATATGTGGTGTTTTTATGGGGGCAGCTGtcattgtgtgtttttgctgttGGATATGCTTAAATAAGAAACCGGTGagtattacaatatttattgtggaaaaatcatctttaaaagATGCAAAAATATGTACTTCCTTCTAA